From the genome of Thermogutta terrifontis, one region includes:
- a CDS encoding TadE/TadG family type IV pilus assembly protein, translated as MKRFGSDRPGLAPLELVIAVPLFLFIMALMINFGTVAAWRVRALAVARHTVWASRHPRNLALAPRPEYWPANAGLGSGGDADAPILDDPRVDLPVARGPRLGSFVVNSELLDPARGFRRGSSELTRDFPLLPTLGPYELRSRAPLLDNCWQYHQMSLPRYWHDRWAHRVTALYQLPTAGGNYLAMYVQAALAILNMPERPALLILDRDPEFPAYAQRFGWRGGGSPDFHPSLTSFCTTDLSVAHDEVERLLDRIGGVRPQQGPPRVNHVPSLAERMASAYINLYQSVIQELNSQLNAVPPPPPGQIAAIQAEIAQLQQWVGILSNFRQSLQNHGRR; from the coding sequence ATGAAGCGGTTTGGGTCAGACCGGCCTGGGCTGGCCCCGCTGGAGCTGGTGATCGCAGTTCCCCTTTTTCTCTTCATTATGGCTTTAATGATCAATTTTGGGACGGTGGCGGCATGGCGGGTACGGGCTTTGGCCGTGGCTCGGCATACCGTATGGGCGAGCCGTCATCCACGTAATCTCGCACTTGCGCCGCGGCCGGAGTACTGGCCCGCAAACGCCGGTCTGGGGAGTGGAGGGGACGCCGATGCTCCGATCCTGGACGATCCGCGTGTCGATCTTCCGGTGGCGCGGGGTCCCAGATTGGGCAGTTTCGTGGTGAATTCCGAGCTTCTCGACCCTGCACGGGGTTTTCGCCGGGGATCTTCCGAGTTAACACGGGATTTTCCGCTGCTTCCCACACTCGGGCCTTACGAGCTTCGGTCCAGGGCTCCGTTGCTGGACAATTGCTGGCAGTACCATCAGATGTCGCTTCCCCGGTACTGGCACGACCGCTGGGCCCACCGCGTGACGGCCCTCTATCAGTTGCCCACGGCAGGGGGAAACTATCTGGCGATGTACGTTCAGGCGGCCCTGGCGATTCTCAACATGCCGGAACGTCCCGCCCTATTGATTCTTGACCGAGATCCGGAATTTCCCGCTTATGCCCAGAGATTTGGTTGGCGGGGAGGTGGCTCGCCCGACTTCCACCCCAGTTTGACTTCTTTCTGTACCACTGATCTTTCCGTGGCCCACGATGAGGTGGAAAGGCTCCTGGATCGCATCGGAGGTGTCCGTCCCCAGCAGGGGCCACCTCGTGTCAACCATGTGCCTTCCCTGGCCGAGCGGATGGCCTCCGCATATATCAACCTTTACCAGAGTGTCATTCAGGAATTGAACAGCCAGCTCAATGCCGTTCCTCCGCCTCCCCCCGGTCAGATCGCGGCCATCCAGGCGGAGATAGCTCAATTGCAGCAGTGGGTCGGCATTCTCAGTAACTTTCGTCAGAGTTTGCAGAACCATGGCCGCCGATGA
- a CDS encoding type II secretion system F family protein: MTGNQDLLLLGCLCSGIAAAILVYSGRDWLAQAFAWMEADVTDKLRRLRVRTTRVRFWLVLWLVGIAVAFFGFWLLVDSLIFAILAAVLLLAAPWYLLRRMAEFYRRKIEDQLADAMVTLANAVRAGLSLAQSLEILAAQCPRPINAEFRQIVAEYNLGKPLDRTLIEAKQRLKSENFALFAAALLASHEHGGRLNETVERIAGSVLELQRLERKVLSETAQARKSAVYMAIAPVIFLIGFYIMDPANTMLLFTQPLGHLLLGMAVMLDVIAYLWARALLRPDI; the protein is encoded by the coding sequence ATGACGGGAAACCAGGATTTACTCCTGCTGGGCTGTCTGTGCTCGGGAATCGCGGCTGCGATCCTGGTGTACAGCGGTCGTGATTGGCTTGCCCAGGCATTCGCCTGGATGGAAGCCGACGTCACCGACAAGCTGCGGCGTTTGCGAGTGAGGACCACACGGGTAAGGTTCTGGCTGGTTCTCTGGCTGGTCGGCATCGCCGTAGCTTTTTTTGGCTTCTGGCTGCTGGTGGACAGCCTCATCTTCGCGATTTTGGCGGCTGTGTTGCTCCTGGCAGCGCCGTGGTACCTTCTGCGACGGATGGCCGAGTTCTATCGGCGAAAAATCGAGGATCAACTCGCTGATGCGATGGTGACCCTTGCCAACGCGGTGAGAGCCGGTTTGTCACTGGCCCAGTCGCTGGAGATTCTGGCGGCCCAGTGCCCCCGGCCTATCAACGCGGAATTTCGCCAGATTGTGGCGGAATACAACCTCGGCAAGCCCCTCGATCGGACACTCATCGAGGCCAAACAGCGACTCAAAAGCGAAAATTTCGCGCTGTTTGCGGCGGCCTTGCTGGCCAGCCACGAACACGGTGGGCGACTGAACGAAACGGTGGAACGAATCGCGGGGTCCGTCCTGGAGCTTCAGCGGCTGGAGCGTAAAGTCCTTTCAGAAACGGCCCAGGCCCGCAAATCGGCGGTGTACATGGCCATTGCCCCGGTGATCTTTCTCATTGGCTTTTACATCATGGATCCCGCCAACACGATGCTTTTGTTCACACAGCCGTTGGGACACCTCCTGTTGGGGATGGCCGTCATGTTGGATGTGATCGCCTATCTCTGGGCCCGCGCTTTATTAAGACCTGACATCTAA
- a CDS encoding serine/threonine-protein kinase: protein MGQASRYDIVGTIATGDFATVYRGRDRELGRDVAIKEIHPHFRRDPKQLERYWKEAQLLATLQHPNIITIYDVVRPRGWLILELMRGSLQASAQKGPIDLDFLREILIDSLQALDFLHTNGIIHGDIKPSNLLLDSRGRVKLGDFGLARRATDEHGSLLKGTTKYMAPELISAQFGPVGPASDLYSLGFTAYELMCGPDFELLFPTLSTFGRDRQIAWMMWHASPDQKLPPIHRVLEGVPEDLAQVVDRLVVKDQQQRLGSAREALALLKAPQVSVPASISGERAEPSEEELKQQRQKRLMRIIAGVAVACSLLVSILMLLPERSPPPAPPPAVAPVQGRLEAVLLDARRLIIDHDGQGKEEREIRSWDEVIINDKKSLLRDLQPGDLITITVYRDEQGRQVQRIEAIRPERLIGQIEAVSPEQGTITVAREPEGEKVVLRVPRGTPVTLNGQPTFQGQKLEYTQLRSGDRVELYYQREGPEFVVREVAAFRVVQMKGIVREVDVKNARLTVESDAAGQVVTLPWSENCVVTLNGQANVGGQILRPADLRVNDQVEIEHDTRIRRVDAYRVLGVAGVIERVHFDAGSIDVILSQDQKSMQFLVPPTCEITLAGEPAQLADLRAGDKVDIQHDTPDGRIARALKITVVRPEDRRRFALLVAVGEFDDESLPDVPVLSTGIQKFADVLIRRGAFPRNQTLVLSNPSRVRWEQALTAFLKDVPSEGEVVVCYSGIAIRDASKRVYLLCRDSSVNRLAETALPIQTLADALEKCSASKKLLILDVSPAGVQISGDVVSAEEALQAVQGPPGRAAFRTVTAVAATASGQGVVTNQEGSATVAALMEAYRGAADENRDGHIDAGELYAFLTRQLPQIAGTSQSPRLLLPDNRPSRLTEEAKNALRSLGAMLLQDNLDARVVNDTYRTALKLAGKEPEPALLYGLLQIKMAQFSEAERVFEPLKLERPEELVSYLALAWTKLFRRDYNGGVGEMLALASHWESSQVKPKPGLIVTVLNGPEVFHFLGQLREYAARVGEGSERPPDSLFQKLDDKVQELGEPLTSAYQQGREQSRQILDRFDEQLARAPDPATQVKIRYERRQLGRYASFPFESLSRQILSGLDR from the coding sequence ATGGGCCAAGCATCCCGTTATGATATTGTGGGCACGATCGCTACCGGGGACTTTGCCACGGTCTATCGGGGTCGAGACCGCGAACTGGGCCGCGATGTGGCAATTAAGGAGATCCATCCTCATTTTCGACGGGATCCCAAGCAACTCGAGCGCTACTGGAAGGAAGCGCAGCTTCTAGCCACCCTCCAGCATCCCAACATCATCACCATCTACGATGTGGTGCGGCCCCGCGGGTGGCTGATTCTGGAGTTGATGCGAGGCAGCCTGCAGGCCAGTGCGCAAAAGGGGCCGATCGACCTGGATTTCCTCCGCGAAATTCTCATCGATTCTCTTCAGGCCCTGGATTTCCTCCACACCAACGGCATCATTCACGGCGATATTAAACCGAGTAATCTGCTGTTGGATTCCCGTGGACGGGTAAAGCTGGGAGACTTTGGTCTGGCACGCAGGGCCACGGATGAGCATGGAAGTCTTTTGAAGGGCACCACCAAGTACATGGCCCCAGAGCTCATCAGCGCGCAGTTTGGCCCCGTCGGACCCGCCAGCGATTTGTATTCCCTGGGGTTTACGGCCTACGAACTGATGTGTGGCCCGGATTTCGAGTTGCTCTTCCCGACGCTCAGCACATTTGGTCGGGATCGCCAGATCGCGTGGATGATGTGGCATGCGTCACCCGATCAAAAGTTGCCCCCCATCCATCGCGTCCTGGAGGGTGTGCCCGAGGACCTAGCCCAGGTGGTGGACCGTCTGGTCGTTAAGGATCAGCAGCAGCGCTTGGGTTCTGCTCGGGAGGCCCTTGCGCTCTTAAAAGCGCCGCAGGTGAGTGTGCCCGCAAGCATCTCGGGGGAGCGAGCGGAGCCCAGCGAAGAAGAGCTCAAGCAGCAGCGGCAAAAAAGGCTGATGCGGATCATAGCGGGTGTGGCCGTTGCGTGCTCACTTCTGGTGTCGATTCTCATGCTTCTTCCCGAACGGTCTCCACCTCCGGCGCCGCCCCCGGCGGTGGCCCCGGTCCAGGGACGCCTGGAGGCCGTTCTTTTGGATGCTCGGCGGTTGATCATCGACCACGATGGTCAGGGCAAAGAAGAGCGTGAAATCCGTTCATGGGATGAAGTCATCATCAATGACAAAAAGTCGTTGTTGCGCGACCTTCAACCGGGCGATCTCATCACGATTACAGTCTACCGAGATGAACAGGGCCGTCAGGTTCAGCGAATCGAGGCCATTCGCCCAGAGCGGCTGATCGGCCAGATAGAGGCCGTCTCTCCCGAGCAGGGGACGATCACCGTCGCCAGGGAACCGGAGGGGGAAAAAGTGGTTCTACGCGTGCCACGGGGAACCCCTGTGACGCTGAACGGCCAGCCCACTTTTCAGGGACAAAAGCTGGAGTACACGCAGCTCAGAAGTGGGGATCGGGTGGAATTGTATTATCAGCGCGAAGGGCCTGAGTTCGTTGTGAGGGAGGTGGCCGCCTTTCGGGTTGTCCAGATGAAAGGAATCGTGCGGGAAGTGGACGTCAAAAACGCCCGCTTAACTGTGGAATCGGACGCGGCGGGACAGGTGGTCACACTCCCCTGGTCGGAGAACTGTGTGGTTACGCTCAATGGTCAGGCCAATGTGGGGGGGCAGATTCTGCGGCCTGCTGACCTCCGGGTGAATGACCAGGTTGAAATTGAGCACGACACCCGCATCCGGCGGGTGGACGCCTATCGAGTTCTCGGCGTGGCTGGGGTAATCGAACGCGTTCATTTCGATGCGGGATCGATTGACGTGATCCTGAGTCAGGATCAGAAGTCCATGCAGTTCCTGGTGCCCCCGACTTGTGAAATCACGCTGGCCGGCGAACCCGCCCAGCTTGCGGATTTGCGGGCCGGCGACAAAGTGGACATCCAGCATGACACGCCCGATGGTCGCATCGCGCGGGCTCTTAAAATCACGGTCGTGCGGCCCGAGGATCGCAGGCGGTTTGCGCTTCTGGTGGCTGTCGGTGAGTTCGATGATGAATCGCTGCCCGACGTACCTGTTTTGTCCACGGGCATCCAGAAGTTTGCCGACGTGCTCATTCGACGAGGGGCTTTCCCACGCAACCAGACCCTGGTGCTGAGCAACCCCAGTCGGGTGCGATGGGAGCAGGCCCTAACGGCTTTTTTAAAGGATGTGCCCTCGGAGGGTGAGGTGGTCGTGTGCTATTCGGGCATAGCGATCCGAGATGCGAGCAAACGTGTGTATTTGCTCTGTCGCGACAGCAGCGTCAATCGGCTGGCGGAAACAGCGCTTCCGATTCAAACACTCGCCGATGCTCTGGAAAAATGCTCGGCTTCCAAAAAGCTGTTGATCCTGGATGTTTCTCCCGCGGGAGTTCAGATCTCTGGTGATGTGGTGTCTGCGGAGGAGGCGCTTCAGGCTGTTCAGGGGCCGCCCGGTCGAGCGGCATTCCGCACCGTCACGGCGGTTGCCGCAACTGCTTCCGGTCAGGGGGTTGTCACCAACCAGGAAGGGTCGGCCACGGTGGCGGCGCTTATGGAAGCCTATCGAGGAGCAGCCGACGAAAATCGGGATGGGCACATCGACGCAGGCGAACTTTACGCCTTTCTCACGCGCCAGTTACCTCAGATTGCCGGGACGTCGCAGTCGCCGCGGCTGCTTTTGCCGGATAATCGTCCTTCCCGTCTGACAGAAGAGGCCAAGAATGCCCTGCGGAGCCTCGGCGCGATGCTCCTGCAGGACAATCTGGATGCGAGAGTGGTGAATGACACTTATCGCACGGCCCTGAAACTGGCAGGCAAGGAGCCGGAACCTGCCCTTTTGTACGGGCTGTTGCAGATCAAAATGGCGCAATTCAGCGAAGCGGAGCGGGTATTCGAACCGCTGAAACTGGAACGTCCCGAAGAATTGGTGAGTTATCTGGCTCTCGCGTGGACGAAACTCTTCCGCCGCGACTACAACGGCGGGGTGGGAGAAATGCTGGCGCTTGCTTCGCACTGGGAAAGTTCCCAGGTGAAGCCGAAACCTGGCTTGATCGTCACGGTTCTGAATGGGCCGGAAGTATTCCATTTTCTGGGTCAGCTCCGCGAATATGCAGCCCGAGTGGGCGAGGGAAGTGAACGCCCGCCGGATTCTCTCTTTCAGAAACTGGACGACAAGGTCCAGGAATTGGGCG
- a CDS encoding type II secretion system F family protein produces the protein METWQAGQQHAFLLVVSSALWAAAGFFVTQWLWQIVHTEDLPQGAEWRYDVSRINELRRADRFFRLFQPLIQLLARFNRAAFRDALPEIQRHIHCAGLPRFWLAEEYLAKLELIAVMLFPLYTYVAVRAVGAAGVLLAVIFSGLTVWLLRLRLADRAARRLQAIKRRLPFLLDLLTLLMEAGSTFLNALAQAVEEYRGHPIAEEFGRVLADIRMGKTRYEAFHAMRERLADDEITSIIGSILQGETLGTPLASIFRTQADVLRIKRSQRAEMIAGEAGVNMLLPGILVMAAAVLILVGPFLMNYLYFGLSL, from the coding sequence ATGGAGACCTGGCAAGCTGGACAGCAACATGCATTTCTGCTGGTTGTTTCCTCGGCGCTGTGGGCAGCAGCCGGCTTTTTTGTGACCCAGTGGCTGTGGCAGATCGTTCATACGGAAGATCTACCCCAGGGTGCCGAGTGGCGCTATGACGTGAGTCGAATCAATGAACTGCGTCGGGCGGACCGCTTTTTCCGGCTGTTTCAGCCGCTTATTCAACTTTTAGCGCGATTCAATCGGGCGGCGTTTCGCGATGCACTTCCCGAGATCCAGCGGCACATTCACTGTGCTGGGTTGCCACGATTCTGGCTGGCGGAGGAATACCTGGCGAAGCTCGAACTCATCGCGGTGATGCTTTTCCCGCTGTATACCTATGTCGCGGTGCGGGCAGTGGGAGCCGCGGGAGTTCTCCTCGCTGTGATTTTCTCGGGGCTCACTGTATGGCTGTTGCGATTGCGGCTGGCTGACCGGGCAGCCCGACGGCTGCAGGCCATTAAACGTCGGCTCCCGTTTCTTCTGGACTTGCTGACCCTTTTGATGGAAGCGGGCTCCACGTTTCTTAACGCCCTGGCGCAGGCTGTGGAAGAGTATCGCGGGCATCCCATTGCCGAGGAATTTGGCCGGGTTCTCGCCGACATCCGAATGGGAAAAACACGGTATGAGGCCTTCCACGCCATGCGAGAACGCTTGGCCGATGACGAAATCACAAGCATCATCGGCTCCATCTTGCAGGGAGAAACCCTGGGAACACCGTTGGCCTCCATCTTCCGCACCCAGGCCGACGTGCTCCGCATCAAGCGATCCCAGCGAGCCGAGATGATCGCCGGAGAGGCGGGGGTCAACATGCTTTTGCCGGGAATCCTGGTCATGGCGGCAGCCGTGCTCATCCTGGTGGGGCCGTTTCTCATGAACTATCTTTACTTCGGTTTGTCGCTGTGA
- a CDS encoding Tad domain-containing protein produces MRVIAERLRRIPSDDSGAMSVVAVFAVLLLTILLGMVMNVGRAVDHKVRLQNAADAVAYAGGVVIARGMNALAFSNHLLCDVFALTAFMREARDRNAEQFVPAILETWNQEAPVFAQSNFPKFVPLATAIPAKTPLEQALVTAYSEWAAAASQQILPTLEFILSQELIPEYERAVVAAFPDIAQQAAMEVARRNGRPDFGRGEMLGVLWRTNVTPVGGAGELYERTLPVVDPVMDQYPNQADYFNTARNQRQRLARHYLDMWNDRAMLFFDREAKMSQFSRLWRNFTCGQLERLLAEYPASNLPFVIRTPGDEIVDPNAHLDQYFTFVGVAYWRPMRSLLPGLFGHPLSSDTIAFAQVRVFVPRPRLVWEYFVPGRDTDPLGGVPGDFAELPVEDTPSPGEEGNVAGTWQVVREDVPTHWDLLNQHWTCTLQPATVWSLPAILQTRPPLPEFAGWNVRLPSLPGWTAADIQRISPH; encoded by the coding sequence ATGCGAGTGATTGCGGAGAGATTGAGGCGAATTCCGAGTGACGACTCCGGCGCGATGAGCGTCGTGGCCGTCTTTGCGGTTCTTCTGTTGACCATTCTGCTGGGAATGGTCATGAACGTGGGGCGGGCAGTGGATCACAAGGTGCGGCTGCAAAATGCAGCGGATGCTGTGGCCTATGCGGGGGGAGTGGTTATTGCCCGGGGAATGAATGCGCTCGCCTTTAGTAATCATCTCCTGTGTGATGTGTTTGCCTTGACCGCATTCATGCGGGAGGCTCGCGATCGCAATGCGGAACAGTTTGTACCTGCCATTCTCGAGACGTGGAATCAGGAAGCCCCGGTTTTTGCTCAGTCGAATTTTCCCAAGTTCGTACCCCTGGCGACGGCCATCCCCGCGAAAACGCCATTGGAGCAGGCCCTTGTGACGGCCTACAGCGAATGGGCTGCCGCTGCCAGCCAGCAGATTCTGCCCACCCTGGAATTCATTCTCAGTCAGGAACTCATTCCGGAGTATGAGCGAGCCGTTGTGGCCGCGTTCCCAGATATCGCCCAGCAGGCCGCCATGGAGGTGGCGCGGCGCAACGGCCGGCCGGACTTTGGTCGGGGTGAAATGCTGGGTGTCCTCTGGCGGACAAATGTGACTCCCGTGGGCGGGGCGGGTGAGCTTTATGAGCGAACGCTACCGGTCGTGGATCCGGTCATGGACCAGTATCCCAACCAGGCTGATTACTTCAATACGGCGCGAAATCAGCGGCAGCGACTCGCTCGGCACTATCTGGACATGTGGAACGATCGAGCAATGCTGTTTTTCGACCGAGAAGCCAAGATGAGCCAGTTTAGTAGGCTCTGGCGCAACTTCACATGTGGGCAGTTGGAACGGCTGCTGGCCGAGTATCCTGCCAGCAATCTGCCGTTTGTGATTCGCACACCCGGTGATGAAATTGTGGATCCAAACGCCCATTTGGATCAGTACTTCACGTTCGTGGGGGTGGCCTACTGGCGCCCCATGCGTTCCCTCCTGCCGGGGCTGTTTGGTCATCCCCTGAGCAGCGACACGATCGCGTTTGCTCAGGTGCGGGTGTTTGTTCCCCGGCCGCGGTTGGTGTGGGAGTATTTCGTTCCGGGAAGGGACACCGATCCCCTGGGAGGTGTGCCGGGCGATTTTGCCGAATTGCCGGTGGAGGATACTCCCTCACCTGGGGAAGAGGGTAATGTTGCGGGAACCTGGCAGGTCGTCCGCGAGGATGTGCCCACCCACTGGGACCTTCTCAATCAACACTGGACGTGTACCTTGCAGCCGGCGACGGTGTGGAGTCTGCCGGCCATTTTGCAGACGCGCCCTCCTTTACCTGAATTTGCCGGCTGGAATGTGCGCCTGCCTTCGCTGCCGGGTTGGACCGCCGCTGATATCCAAAGGATTAGTCCGCACTGA
- a CDS encoding SAF domain-containing protein: MKGIQGLILGLGVGLAAALFNWAYMTRATGDIEAVAFVGIAPNKDLDIGHVLAEEDLVPVAIPPLPARRLKDFAYLYADRASIIGLRVTRPVPGGSLLLQDDLRPPPPRLRFGGQPAGNTEEIAMFIPIDTRTIVPSLIEPGDTVSFIVSAPTPVPGGNPLSGENPTAPASDGAGGPQVIGKFKVLAVGNRLTSVEAHRAYQLPQSQENILTISVKLENGRLEPKAERLWKMLEATNFRQVGVILHSRDTSQN, encoded by the coding sequence ATGAAAGGTATCCAAGGACTCATTCTCGGTTTGGGTGTTGGGTTGGCTGCGGCTCTTTTCAACTGGGCGTATATGACCCGGGCAACGGGTGATATCGAGGCTGTCGCTTTTGTTGGAATTGCCCCCAACAAGGACCTGGATATTGGCCATGTCCTGGCCGAGGAGGACCTGGTACCGGTCGCGATTCCTCCTCTTCCCGCGCGACGGCTCAAGGATTTTGCTTATCTTTACGCGGACCGGGCAAGTATCATCGGGCTGCGTGTGACACGTCCCGTGCCCGGCGGGTCGCTTTTGCTTCAGGATGACCTTCGCCCTCCGCCACCCCGTCTTCGGTTCGGCGGTCAGCCCGCCGGGAACACCGAAGAGATTGCGATGTTCATTCCCATCGATACCCGGACAATTGTGCCGAGTTTGATCGAGCCGGGGGATACGGTGTCTTTCATCGTTTCGGCACCCACCCCTGTTCCTGGTGGGAATCCCCTTTCCGGTGAAAATCCCACAGCACCGGCGAGCGATGGAGCGGGCGGCCCGCAGGTCATTGGCAAATTCAAAGTGCTGGCAGTGGGTAATCGGCTGACGAGCGTGGAAGCCCATCGGGCCTATCAACTCCCGCAATCCCAGGAAAACATTTTGACCATCAGTGTTAAGCTCGAAAATGGGCGTCTTGAACCCAAGGCGGAGCGTCTGTGGAAAATGCTTGAGGCTACGAATTTTCGGCAGGTGGGGGTGATTCTCCATTCACGGGATACTTCCCAGAACTGA
- a CDS encoding ATPase, T2SS/T4P/T4SS family, which produces MKIWYNRINESRRTMIEVDATEVWIGRDSSNTVVLPSPLVSRRHAVVRLLEDGRLQLENLGLNSCLVGEEEVLGGQTVVFTPGTKVRIWPFTLTFEAEKAVTVSRQELEAHLRSLIADLELRIHRKLLERLDLYEFENRRTNDPQSILLLENNIEDICRDLRVFEPENEPVLEEITGLVLRDYLVNSLIMESGSQSFYEMTGLSANEFDIPATLVPEREAELAGILNFIRERLRLSECRDTTEQVQRIEEHFSEAFQLVRPHLHSELRKYLILRTLKKDLKDTIFGFGPLQDLLRADSITEIMVVGKDQIYVERNGVIEKSGRRFISDKVTEAIIERIVAQVGRRIDKSQPLVDARLPDGSRVNAIIPPLAVKGPCLTIRKFPLQRMTMDDLIELGSITKAAATFLRAAVIDRKNILVSGGTGAGKTTLLNVLSSFIPFKERIITIEDTVELRLHQEHVVTLEAKPPNVEGQGAYTIRDLVRNALRMRPDRIIVGECRGPEALDMIQAMNTGHDGSLTTLHANTAREVIERLEVLILMAADLPIYSIHRQIASAIDLIVHISRLPGGRRVITEITEVVGVDPETKNVIMHDIFNFRNGQSLEPTGYLPTFIDSLVEKDLLDLNFLYGEGYQSVQAAPGGTGPQHEAVGEDRRVRV; this is translated from the coding sequence ATGAAGATCTGGTACAACCGCATCAATGAAAGCCGACGGACCATGATCGAGGTCGATGCCACGGAAGTGTGGATCGGCCGGGACAGCTCCAACACGGTGGTGCTTCCCAGTCCCCTGGTGTCGCGACGGCATGCGGTGGTGCGGCTGCTGGAGGATGGGCGTTTGCAGTTGGAAAACCTCGGGCTCAACAGTTGCCTGGTGGGGGAGGAGGAGGTCCTGGGTGGGCAAACGGTCGTTTTCACGCCAGGGACGAAGGTGCGGATCTGGCCTTTCACCCTGACCTTTGAAGCCGAAAAGGCCGTTACCGTCTCGCGGCAGGAACTGGAGGCCCACCTCCGGTCGCTGATTGCCGATCTGGAATTGCGGATTCACCGCAAGCTGCTGGAACGGCTCGACCTTTACGAATTTGAAAACCGTCGGACGAATGATCCTCAGAGCATCCTCCTCCTGGAGAACAACATTGAGGATATTTGTCGTGATCTGCGGGTGTTTGAGCCAGAGAATGAGCCGGTTCTGGAAGAAATCACGGGGCTCGTGCTCCGTGATTACCTGGTCAATAGTTTGATCATGGAGTCGGGGAGCCAGTCGTTTTATGAAATGACGGGATTGAGTGCCAACGAGTTTGATATTCCCGCCACACTGGTGCCCGAGCGGGAAGCGGAACTCGCGGGGATTCTCAATTTCATCCGAGAACGGCTCCGGCTTTCGGAATGTCGGGACACCACCGAGCAGGTCCAGCGGATTGAGGAGCATTTCAGTGAAGCGTTCCAGCTTGTCCGTCCCCACCTTCACAGCGAGTTGCGGAAATACCTGATTCTGCGAACCCTCAAGAAGGATTTGAAGGACACGATCTTCGGATTTGGGCCGCTGCAGGATCTTCTCCGAGCGGATTCCATCACGGAAATCATGGTGGTGGGTAAGGATCAGATCTACGTGGAACGCAACGGGGTCATTGAAAAGTCGGGACGGCGTTTCATCTCGGACAAGGTCACGGAAGCGATCATCGAGCGAATCGTGGCCCAGGTGGGACGGCGGATCGACAAGAGTCAGCCGCTTGTCGATGCTCGCCTGCCCGACGGTTCCCGCGTCAATGCCATCATCCCGCCGCTCGCTGTGAAAGGCCCGTGCCTGACGATCCGGAAATTCCCGTTGCAGCGGATGACGATGGACGACCTCATTGAGCTGGGGTCGATCACCAAAGCTGCTGCGACGTTTCTCCGGGCGGCGGTCATCGATCGAAAGAACATCCTTGTCAGCGGGGGCACAGGGGCAGGAAAAACCACGCTGCTCAACGTCCTGAGCAGCTTCATCCCGTTCAAAGAACGGATCATCACCATCGAGGATACTGTTGAACTTCGCCTCCATCAGGAGCATGTCGTCACACTCGAAGCTAAGCCGCCCAACGTGGAAGGGCAGGGAGCCTACACCATCCGCGACCTGGTCCGGAACGCACTCCGGATGCGGCCAGACCGGATCATCGTGGGTGAATGCCGTGGGCCGGAAGCCCTGGACATGATTCAGGCAATGAATACCGGCCACGATGGGTCACTGACGACGCTCCACGCTAACACCGCGCGAGAGGTTATCGAACGGCTGGAGGTGCTCATCCTCATGGCGGCCGATTTGCCGATTTACTCCATTCACCGGCAAATTGCCTCGGCGATCGATCTGATCGTCCACATCTCGCGGCTGCCGGGCGGAAGGAGGGTGATCACGGAAATCACCGAGGTCGTGGGCGTCGATCCCGAAACGAAAAACGTGATCATGCACGACATCTTCAACTTCCGGAATGGCCAGTCCCTGGAGCCGACCGGCTATCTTCCCACCTTCATCGACTCACTGGTGGAAAAGGACCTGCTGGACCTCAACTTTCTTTATGGGGAAGGCTATCAATCCGTGCAGGCTGCTCCCGGGGGTACGGGCCCTCAGCACGAAGCCGTCGGGGAGGACCGGAGGGTTCGGGTATGA